The following are encoded together in the Strongyloides ratti genome assembly S_ratti_ED321, chromosome : 2 genome:
- a CDS encoding Actin-related protein 2/3 complex subunit 3 has protein sequence MPVYHSRFNDCQEMIGNMALLPIKTTFKGPAMKLDINSDEVDIIDEALLYFKPNIFFREFEIKGSGDRTLIYLILYISECLRKILKCTDRIQAQKDLNMLSLNQKIPIPGDTDFPLNGMYKAPSTKLESENMRMYLQQLRQEISQRLLEKVYSNNGAALKWWLCFSKKRFLEKSLIRPGVVF, from the exons ATGCCTGTATATCATTCTCGTTTCAATGACTGCCAAGAGATGATTGGGAATATGGCCTTATTGCCAATAAAAACTACATTTAAAGGACCAGCAATGAAATTGg aTATTAATTCAGATGAAGTCGACATTATTGATGAAGCATTACTATATTTTAAgccaaatatattttttagagAATTTGAAATTAAAGGCTCTGGGGATAGAACCTTGATATACTTAATTCTTTACATTTCTGAATGTCTTAGAAAAATACTTAAATGTACTGATAGAATACAAGCTCAAAAGGatttaaatatgttatctttaaatcaaaaaattccGATTCCAGGTGATACAGATTTTCCTCTTAATGGAATGTATAAAGCACCATCAACAAAACTAGAATCTGAAAATATGAGAATGTATCTTCAGCAACTTCGTCAAGAGATTAGTCAGAGACTTCTTGAAAAAGTTTATTCTAACAATGGAGCTGCTTTGAAGTGGTGGTTGTGTTTTAGTAAGAAGAGGTTTCTTGAGAAATCACTTATTCGTCCAGGtgttgttttttaa
- a CDS encoding Potassium channel subfamily K member 18: MRIEYGNIILHLTKKNFLNCFNFYLYKFFFVMLQRRSLNNELPERKGLLSDFDNNDIPPDSIPPAPPDPWNIDDLLPEEQEFINPMPLWKKYGKLILFHIGLCFLSLLYIIGGAFIFFHFERPNELAIRSENINKINEEKTKMLNHVWEMLNDDTLSKEYIEEQAMEYIDNVTRLLFEAFDTHYITATHLNQGIDSSEDEYSWTITTAIFFTTTLLTTIGYGNLVPTSFYGRLFCIVYALFGVPLILITVADIGKFLSENIIRLYGAYTRAKKKINKKYNEKMNNNNNIIPIDGQFEGDDDNTKEKDQLMQFGLGNYVAIPILLIVTILLSYMAIGALIIANLEGWHFFEGFYFSFITMTTVGFGDIVPLNHRFFFFDLAYIIVGLAITTMCIDLFGVQYIRKIHYFGRAIKDARFALVNVGGKMVHVPDLMRYASVLQQKYGQKKNNNEDIKGAYAPKDLPLIRYIDYGAMASLDSLSSIFSTVFGKSRQPSMV; encoded by the exons ATGAGAATTGAATATGGTAACATTAT aCTTCATTTAACCAAAAAGAATTTCTTGAAttgtttcaatttttatttatataaatttttttttgtaatgcTTCAACGAAgatctttaaataatgagTTACCTGAGAGGAAAGGTTTGTTATCagattttgataataatgatattccTCCTGATAGTATACCACCTGCTCCACCAGATCCTTGGAATATTGATGATTTACTTCCAGAAGAACaa gAGTTTATAAATCCAATGCCATTATGGAAAAAGTATggcaaattaattttatttcacataggattatgttttttaagtttattatatataattggtGGAGccttcattttttttcattttgaaAGACCTAATGAGTTAGCAATCAGAtctgaaaatataaataaaataaatgaagaaaaaacaaaaatgcTTAATCATGTTTGGGAAATGCTTAATGATGATACTTTATCAAaag aatatattgAAGAACAGGCTATGgaatatattgataatgtTACAAGATTATTGTTTGAAGCATTTGATACACATTATATAACTGCAACACATTTAAATCAAGGAATAGATTCTAGTGAAGATGAATATTCATGGACAATTACTACtgcaatattttttacaacaaCTCTTTTAACAACTATAGGATATGGTAATCTTGTTCCCACATCATTTTATGGAAGACTTTTTTGTATTGTTTATGCTTTATTTGGTGTCcctttaatattaataactgTGGCAGATATTGGAAAATTTCTTTCCGAAAATATAATTCGTTTATATGGTGCATATACCAGAGCAAAAAAGAAgattaataagaaatataacgAGAAAATGAacaataataacaatatcaTTCCTATAGATGGCCAATTTGAAGGAGATGATGATAACACAAAAGAAAAAGACCAGTTAATGCAATTTGGTTTGGGAAATTATGTAGCAATTCCAATCTTACTAATTGTTACAATTCTTTTAAGTTATATGGCAATCGGAGCCTTAATAATAGCAAATTTAGAGGGATGGCATTTTTTTGAAGGTTTTTACTTTAGTTTTATTACAATGACAACTGTAG gATTTGGAGATATTGTTCCTCTCAATCACCGTTTCTTCTTTTTTGACTTAGCATACATTATTGTTGGTTTAGCAATAACAACAATGTGCATTGATTTGTTTGGTGTTcaatatataagaaaaattcattattttggAAGAGCAATTAAAGATGCTAGATTTGCATTAGTTAATGTTGGAGGAAAAATGGTTCATGTTCCAGATTTAATGAGATACGCAAGTGTATTACAACAAAAATATGgacaaaaaaagaataacaaTGAAGATATAAAAGGAGCATATGCACCAAAAGATTTACCTCTAATACGATATATTGATTATGGAGCAATGGCATCATTAGATTCTTTATCAAGTATTTTTAGTACTGTATTTGGAAAAAGCAGACAGCCTAGTATggtataa
- a CDS encoding Protein kinase domain and Serine/threonine-/dual specificity protein kinase, catalytic domain and Protein kinase-like domain-containing protein codes for MLKSSVKRRRAAEDDSENQTKRYLVGSFDREQVVKSCDSDNSYLKKTFSDGLLKFCHNLPNFSPSKGTYSTSINVSYLSKLKFCEDMNNLVTQPDISKNSKKKKKNKNKKKKSTVEGNNQNNEQILLDRINHPELGSDFMEPDQFSSLNSPENYLPSPSQEHQGYFFENGDLTHEQLQYETFYQQHHRSPSARVLVDPDGAKDPKYQAPLGSDDEEQEDPNDYRKGGYYFVNIGDVFNGRYHVIRKLGWGHFSTVWLCWDTEEKRFVALKILKSASQYRDAALDEIKLLLRCKTMAQYDNRGDKVVQMLDQFVIPGKDNEEHVVMVFEVLGCSLLKLIIKSNYNGLPLEQVKEITKQLLEALVFLHEKAGIIHTDIKPENVLVTMSHADIKKMATEAIVCRKKGIDMGGSAVASIPKSVINGRLGPLNKNQKKKLRKKKKKHLKKLTEQLEDVAGIKVDECMELEKNTDSKISSSACNIIRDNKNTSDFLKKSFLPESLFKTNIPSIPRIGLKPFIKHPIVSNQVENSNCNTVGSSIITKTLNEINMPNGDVSASEILSPSAFASPRSEHPPSGFILNSEEGELNDGLEEFSKIDVKLADLGNACWVDHHFTEDIQTRQYRSLEVLIGAGYGPPADIWSLACMIFELATGDYLFEPHSSETYSRDEDHLAHIIELLGKIPGNVFRQGKHWREFFNRNGQLKHIHHLRPWSLLEVLTQKYEWPFEKARSFTSFLLPMLEYDQKERATASQCLQHKWITGAANNQNQKPNQTDFSNLCLPNRYPNYDDVINSPSSYNFGSAIASINSQSKSSMRDDSPDYDNFSDEEIKEYARNLNRPDLQNLGLNEMMPSESSSNDF; via the exons ATGTTGAAGTCATCTGTGAAAAGAAGAAGGGCTGCTGAAGACGACAGTGAAAATCAGACAAAAAGATATTTAGTTGGTTCGTTTGATAGAGAACAAGTGGTGAAAAGTTGTGACAGTGATAATAGTTATCTGAAAAAAACGTTTTCCGACGGTTTGCTGAAATTCTGTCACAATTTGCCAAATTTTTCCCCATCTAAAGGCACATACTCTACTTCAATTAACGTTTCATATTTgtctaaattaaaattttgtgaaGATATGAATAATCTTGTTACACAGCCTgatatatctaaaaattcaaaaaagaagaagaaaaataagaataaGAAAAAG aaaagtACTGTTGAAGGAAATAATCAAAACAATGAGCAAATTCTTTTAGATAG aataaatcATCCAGAATTAGGAAGCGATTTTATGGAGCCGGATCAATTTTCTTCCCTTAATTCCccagaaaattatttaccaAGTCCATCTCAAGAACACCAaggatatttttttgaaaatggTGATTTAACTCACGAACAATTACAATATGAAACATTTTATCAACAACATCATAGAAGTCCATCAGCGAGGGTTTTAGTTGATCCTGATGGTGCTAAAGATCCAAAATATCAGGCACCATTAGGAAGCGACGATGAAGAACAAGAGGATCCAAATGACTACAGAAAAGGTggatattattttgttaacatTGGTGATGTTTTTAATGGAAGATATCATGTTATTCGAAAACTTGGTTGGGGTCATTTTTCAACTGTTTGGCTTTGTTGGGATACTGAAGAGAAAAGATTTGTTGCGTTGAAGATATTGAAAAGTGCTTCACAATATCGTGATGCAGCTTTAGATGAGATAAAGCTTTTGTTGCGTTGTAAAACAATGGCGCAATATGATAACCGTGGTGATAAAGTTGTTCAAATGTTGGATCAATTTGTCATACCAGGGAAAGACAACGAAGAACATGTGGTTATGGTTTTTGAAGTTTTAGGATGTAGTCTTTTAAaactaattataaaaagtaattacaATGGACTTCCTTTGGAACAAGTAAAAGAAATTACAAAACAACTTTTAGAAGCTCTTGTGTTTCTTCATGAAAAAGCCGGTATTATTCATACTGATATTAAGCCTGAGAATGTACTAGTGACTATGTCACATgctgatattaaaaaaatggcTACAGAAGCTATAGTTTGTAGGAAAAAGGGTATTGATATGGGAGGAAGTGCTGTTGCATCAATTCCTAAAAGTGTTATCAATGGTAGACTTGGACCATTAAATAAgaatcaaaaaaagaaacttagaaagaaaaagaaaaagcatttaaaaaagttgacAGAACAATTAGAAGATGTCGCTGGTATAAAAGTTGATGAATGTATGGAGTTAGAAAAGAATACGGATTCAAAAATT tcATCTTCTGcttgtaatattattagagATAACAAAAACACATCTGACtttcttaaaaaatcatttttgcctgaatctttatttaaaacaaatataccATCGATACCCAGAATCGGCTTAAAACCTTTTATTAAACATCCTATAGTATCAAATCAAGTAGAAAATAGTAATTGTAATACAGTAGGATCTTCTATTATTACTAAG ACTTTGAATGAAATAAACATGCCAAATGGAGATGTTTCTGCATCAGAAATTTTAAGTCCTTCTGCATTTGCGAGTCCACGAAGTGAACATCCTCCAAGTGGTTTTATACTAAATTCAGAAGAAGGAGAATTAAATGATGGTCTAGAGGAATTTTCCAAAATTGATGTTAAATTGGCGGATCTAGGAAATGCATGTTGGGTTGATCATCATTTTACAGAGGACATTCAAACTCGTCAATATAGAAGTTTAGAAGTTCTTATTGGTGCTGGATATGGTCCACCTGCTGATATTTGGTCTCTTGCTTGTATGATTTTTGAACTTGCTACTGGTGATTATCTCTTTGAACCTCACTCTTCAGAAACATATTCCCGTGATGAAGATCATCTAGCTCATATTATTGAACTATTAGGCAAAATTCCCGGTAACGTATTTAGACAAGGTAAACACTGGagagaattttttaatagaaatggACAGTTGAAACATATTCATCATCTTAGACCATGGAGTTTACTTGAGGTTTTAACTCAAAAATATGAATGGCCTTTTGAAAAGGCTCGGTCTTTCACATCTTTTCTCTTACCTATGTTAGAATATGATCAAAAAGAAAGAGCTACAGCCAGTCAATGTTTACAACATAAATGGATAACTGGTGCAGCTAATAATCAGAACCAAAAACCTAATCAAACagatttttctaatttatgTCTACCTAATCGTTACCCTAATTATGATGATGTTATAAATAGTCCTTCATCATACAATTTTGGATCTGCTATTGCATCAATCAACAGTCAAAGTAAAAGTTCAATGAGAGACGATTCACCAgattatgataattttagtGATGAGGAAATAAAAGAGTATGCAAGAAATTTAAATCGACCAGATTTACAAAATTTGGGTTTGAATGAAATGATGCCCAGTGAAAGTAGTTctaatgatttttaa
- a CDS encoding Arfaptin homology (AH) domain and Arfaptin homology (AH) domain/BAR domain-containing protein — protein sequence MIRTQFKTVYPFEVSGNQLRMLQADIEAIEAKDIFAPDKTISVATDINDKTNSSNLPNICKTNNSPQSPTNNLPKIGSLNIQRADLDKVQEKIKVIKKWTVNTFKNTKQNVLEHLGKVEKTIDIETEGQIEGLKELHKRYNTLLATAVTFQNHFTVLNKANRDLAEGFYQIGLKETELTNECNDNHEILKTVSQNGELFEKEINKFIDAMETLCDKTMQDTFITIQMYSTTRLEYDVAKCELNDLKDSNKATNASIEEAEEKVREYKNKYEGMINDVRTKISLLKENRLKVMKNHMHAFQQAFRAYSKSNMITVNCHTSTSNSQSFLEH from the exons atgattAGAACTCAATTTAAAACTGTTTATCCTTTTGAAGTTAGTGGAAATCAGCTTAGAATGTTACAAGCTGATATTGAAGCAATAGAAGCAAAGGATATATTTGCTCCAGATAAAACAATATCAGTAG caacagatataaatgataaaactaATTCTAGTAATTTGCCTAACATTtgtaaaacaaataattcaCCTCAATCACCAACTAATAATTTACCAAAAATTGGTTCTTTGAATATTCAACGTGCTGATTTAGATAAAGTTcaggaaaaaataaaagttattaaaaaatggaCTGTAAATACGTTTAAGAATACAAAACAAAATGTTTTGGAACATTTAGGTAAAGTAGAGAAAACAATTGATATCGAAACAGAAGGACAAATTGAAGGACTGAAAGAATTACATAAACGTTACAATACACTTTTGGCAACAGCAGTAACTTTTCAAAATCATTTTactgttttaaataaagcaAATAGAGATTTAGCTGAAGGATTTTATCAAATTGGTTTAAAGGAAACAGAATTGACTAATGAATGTAATGATAAtcatgaaattttaaaaactgtCAGTCAAAATGGCGAATTATTTGAAAaggaaattaataaatttattgatgCTATGGAAACATTATGTGACAAGACAATGCAAGATACATTTATAACAATACAAATGTATTCAACAACACGTCTTGAATATGATGTTGCTAAATGTGAATTAAATGACTTAAAAGATAGTAACAAAGCTACAAATGCATCTATTGAGGAAGCGGAAGAAAAAGTTagagaatataaaaataaatatgaagGAATGATAAATGATGTTAGAACAAAAATATCGCTTCTTAAAGAAAATAGACTTAAAGTTATGAAAAATCATATGCATGCCTTTCAACAGGCATTTAGAGCATATTCTAAATCTAATATGATAACGGTTAACTGTCATACAAGTACTTCAAATTCACAATCATTTCTGGAgcattaa
- a CDS encoding ShKT domain-containing protein, giving the protein MFVLNKIYWIKILYFFILLSPIINVISEKELHEFCPHIYNEQIQNCVLPVSQYAKILHQQNGQSMTSEFNQAFSIPKVGKDVFHELCRLIRNFNSCIVKSRDECPKHITINLIDASYGYLCNEAHDIFLNSAECLMELDLQPDIKQCHDETLQEIETISTTTAITLLLKLDRMCSALNYFSSCVKIPIKEKCGNEAWHVIYHVLKHTTKTLMPGCTFNYNHHIGKHYIKKVSNHEDIDNFNQNLEKQDKELKNNNDNEDKIKKYKIDDKLISTIDYNNELFESTSSKNNLMLNCLDTNPHCERLQRACLLPTYKIKMQTECPLTCNLCTHYDKFSKDNHNVDYNSSTFQVQTSYLLTIALIFCFTNYEFLHL; this is encoded by the exons atgtttgttttgaataaaatttattggataaaaattttatatttttttattttgttatcaccaataataaatgttatatcaGAAAAAGAGTTACATGAATTTTGCCctcatatatataatgaacAAATACAAAATTGTGTTTTACCAGTATCACAATATGCCAAAATTCTCCATCAACAAAATGGACAATCTATGACTTCAGAATTTAATCAAGCTTTTAGTATTCCAAAAGTTGGAAAAGATGTCTTCCATGAATTATGTAGAttaattagaaattttaattcttgTATAGTTAAATCAAGAGATGAATGTCCAAAACATAttactataaatttaattgatgCAAGCTATGGGTATTTATGTAATGAAGCACATGAta tttttttaaattcagcAGAATGTCTTATGGAGCTTGATTTACAACCTGATATCAAACAATGTCATGATGAAACTTTACAAGAAATTGAAACAATTAGTACAACAACTGCAATaacattacttttaaaacttGATCGAATGTGTAGtgcattaaattatttttcttcatGTGTAAAGATTCCAATTAAAGAAAAGTGTGGTAATGAAGCATGGCATGTTATATATCATGTTCTTAAACATACTACAAAAACATTAATGCCAGGTTGtacatttaattataatcatCATATAGgaaaacattatattaaaaaagtttctaaTCATGAAGATATTGATAACTTCAATCAAAATTTAGAAAAGCAAgataaagaattaaaaaataataatgataatgaagataaaataaaaaaatata aaatagaTGATAAACTAATTAGTACTattgattataataatgaattatttgaaagtacatcaagtaaaaataatcttatgTTAAATTGTTTGGATACAAATCCACATTGTGAAAGATTACAACGAGCATGTCTACTTCCAacatacaaaataaaaatgcaAACAGAATGTCCTTTAACGTGTAATTTATGTACacattatgataaattttcaaaagatAATCATAATGTTGATTACAATTCTTCAACTTTTCAAGTACAAACATCATATTTACTTACAATTGCTTTAATTTTCTGTTTTACAAACTATGAATTTcttcatttataa
- a CDS encoding Phosphatidic acid phosphatase type 2/haloperoxidase domain and Sphingomyelin synthase-like domain-containing protein translates to MRRLMLENERKFVRRIWKSFKIGICNSRKNSYDKAELSQSFNKNSFNSDIELNLGLEGKSMNKNGNGEKVLLQPKKIFFVILLQILASFLNWIALAYIHDLSGRTALPDIIFSFIPEIRWALKIGDFMVTICLSSIIFLFIFHKHRIILIQRILFIVSSLYIMRALSLICTQLPSGYYDNYSSCQSQISPEERTLEIFIKRVMGQAIAIGFQDNETKMLCGDMLFSGHSLIMMTGVLSVSYYSPNKYKFIKYIVGLCAIIGMISMIISRVHYTVDVLFAYWLTTGLFTLYHSYCEIETYRERKNSVIGKLWISKIIGWLEENIPSGNINNEFEIPFIKKYNKTSHSKNSLAAEKYGKINTDSTSKTSSSSIMKEV, encoded by the exons ATGCGTAGGCTAATGTTAGAAAATGAAAGGAAATTTGTTCGTCGTATTTggaaaagttttaaaattggTATTTGTAACTCAAGAAAAA aCAGCTACGACAAAGCAGAATTATCACAATCATTTAACAAAAACTCTTTTAACAGTGACATTGAGTTGAATTTAGGATTAGAAGGAAAAAGTATGAATAAAAATGGAAATGGagaaaaagtattattgcaaccaaaaaaaattttttttgttattttgttacaaatattagctagttttttaaattggATAGCATTAGCATATATTCATGATCTTAGTGGaag aacaGCATTACcagatataattttttcatttataccAGAAATAAGATGGGCATTAAAAATTGGAGATTTTATGGTAACAATATGTCTTagttcaataatttttttattcatatttcATAAACATCgcattattttaatacaaagaattctttttattgtatcaagtttatatataatgagAGCTCTTTCTTTAATTTGTACTCAATTACCTTCTGGttattatgataattatAGTAGTTGTCAATCTCAAATATCTCCAGAAGAAAGAactttagaaatatttattaaacgTGTTATGGGACAAGCTATTGCTATTGGTTTTCAAGATAATGAAACAAAAATGTTATGTGGGGATATGTTATTTAGTGGTCATTCTTTAATTATGATGACAGGTGTTTTATCTGTTTCATACTATTCAcctaataaatataaatttataaaatatattgttggTTTATGTGCTATTATTGGTATGATTAGTATGATTATTAGCAGAGTACATTACACAGTTGATGTTCTATTTGCCTATTGGCTTACAACTGGACTATTTAC attataCCATTCATATTGTGAAATAGAAACATATCgtgaaagaaaaaattcaGTAATTGGAAAATTGTGGATATCTAAAATAATTGGATGGTTAGAAGAAAATATTCCTTCTGGAAA cataaataatgaatttgaaataccatttattaaaaaatataataaaacaagCCACAGCAAAAATTCGTTAGCTGCTGAAAAATATGGGAAAATAAATACTGATTCAACG agTAAAACATCATCTTCATCTATTATGAAAGAAGTTTGA